A genomic segment from Candidatus Zixiibacteriota bacterium encodes:
- a CDS encoding 5'-methylthioadenosine/S-adenosylhomocysteine nucleosidase, protein MHRLRKTYAVAVTRLLLVSVLCCLLAVTVSCRKQMDPQSQPILVLYAFNYEGELIRNQMSVDTTETLLNRAVSVGTVGGKNIVLAELGIGMTNAAMTTQKMLDYYRPKAVVLTGIAGAIDSSVHIGDITVCGEWVQHDYGYIGPTGFEPRGLPVWMPGEDSVRRIDRFEVDSVMLASALKLSHEELPVASIGDRKPRLLVGGVGVTGNVFVDSREKRLWLSNHFSAVVTDMESAAVAQVCAVNEVPYIIFRSASDLAGGSGSATAAVEIEEFFKVAADNSSSVVLKFLEKL, encoded by the coding sequence TCGCGGTGACTCGCCTGCTGTTGGTGTCAGTACTGTGCTGTTTGCTGGCTGTTACGGTCTCATGTCGCAAGCAGATGGACCCTCAGTCGCAGCCGATTCTGGTGCTATATGCCTTCAATTATGAGGGGGAACTGATAAGGAACCAGATGTCGGTCGATACTACCGAAACGCTTTTGAATCGCGCCGTGTCGGTTGGAACCGTTGGTGGCAAGAACATAGTCCTGGCAGAGCTTGGTATCGGCATGACCAATGCCGCTATGACGACCCAGAAGATGCTGGACTATTATCGGCCAAAGGCAGTGGTCCTGACCGGTATTGCGGGAGCGATAGACAGTTCGGTGCATATTGGGGACATTACAGTCTGCGGAGAGTGGGTGCAGCATGATTACGGGTATATCGGCCCGACCGGATTCGAGCCGCGGGGTCTGCCGGTCTGGATGCCGGGCGAAGACAGTGTAAGGCGGATTGACAGATTCGAGGTGGATAGTGTCATGCTGGCGTCGGCGTTGAAGTTGAGTCATGAAGAACTCCCGGTAGCCTCAATTGGCGACCGCAAGCCGCGGCTGTTGGTTGGTGGGGTTGGCGTGACCGGCAACGTGTTTGTGGATAGCCGGGAGAAACGTCTTTGGCTGAGTAACCACTTTTCCGCGGTGGTAACCGATATGGAGTCGGCGGCGGTAGCTCAGGTGTGCGCCGTGAATGAGGTTCCGTATATAATCTTCAGGTCAGCCTCGGACCTTGCCGGAGGTTCCGGTTCCGCGACCGCTGCGGTGGAGATCGAGGAGTTTTTCAAGGTAGCCGCCGACAATTCGTCATCGGTAGTTCTCAAATTTCTTGAAAAACTGTGA